A window of the Lysinibacillus irui genome harbors these coding sequences:
- a CDS encoding FAD-dependent oxidoreductase, whose protein sequence is MGKGLLWTATCVIVVLLGFGSYYFIKEITNSMAYNKLVDEYKKPEPINNIEADYDVIVIGGEPEGVAAAVAAARNGAKTLLVEKRQELGGLFTYGMLNFLDIPRDGHNNSISKGIFKEWHELVKGNDAFGIVGAKAAFKKLIDEEPNLTLSVQTEVLKANVNQQQVTSVELKNAYGTYVVTGKSFIDATQDADFAAMSNVPFFVGGEDIGIKDKRMAVTLMLHLKNVDWDEVKKAAKSDVFGGANLNHTVMWGFTKLHDEYKPIQEGTRLRGLNLARVDDEYFINALQIFGIDGLNDNSKQAAIAAGKKETLHILKYLQENFPGFEKAEIVSYPEELYVRETRHIWAEYQLPMADLWKNSDQWDSIGIASYPVDVQAQTPHDYGYVIAAPKQYAIPFRSLVPKDIDGLLVVGRSAGYSSLAAGSARIVPTGMVTGEAAGTAAALALKENISFRDMSKDKKLIASLRKQLEKQGAYVDSFSVEYPYQGKWYDEAIQTLINYGLVVGGYENDLKVDSKATKIKFAKMLKESMLRAGGESATAKKDQLEIVINKVYNNGDEAIMRDEMAQYLADVLLGKSDATSWDTLIEKGIVTEKVAKKVKENKNLKLKEMYAIMADVIHYVEKERSS, encoded by the coding sequence ATGGGTAAGGGCTTATTATGGACAGCCACTTGTGTAATAGTAGTTTTACTAGGGTTTGGAAGCTACTATTTTATTAAAGAAATAACAAACTCTATGGCATACAATAAATTAGTGGATGAGTATAAAAAGCCAGAACCAATAAACAATATAGAGGCAGACTATGATGTGATCGTTATTGGTGGAGAACCTGAGGGGGTAGCAGCTGCAGTAGCTGCGGCTCGCAATGGTGCGAAAACATTATTGGTAGAAAAACGACAAGAGCTTGGTGGTTTATTTACATACGGAATGCTGAATTTCCTCGATATCCCTCGTGATGGCCACAATAACTCGATCAGTAAAGGTATTTTCAAAGAGTGGCATGAGCTTGTCAAAGGGAATGACGCTTTTGGCATTGTCGGTGCGAAGGCAGCCTTTAAAAAACTAATTGATGAAGAGCCAAATTTAACCTTATCAGTGCAAACCGAGGTATTGAAAGCGAATGTGAATCAACAGCAAGTAACCTCAGTCGAATTAAAAAATGCGTACGGTACATATGTTGTGACGGGGAAATCTTTTATAGATGCCACACAGGATGCTGATTTTGCTGCAATGTCGAATGTTCCTTTCTTTGTAGGTGGAGAGGATATTGGCATAAAGGATAAACGCATGGCTGTGACTTTAATGCTGCATTTAAAAAATGTAGATTGGGATGAAGTGAAAAAAGCAGCGAAGTCTGACGTATTTGGCGGAGCCAACTTAAATCATACGGTTATGTGGGGCTTCACAAAGCTACATGATGAATACAAGCCTATACAAGAGGGCACGAGATTAAGAGGGTTAAATTTAGCGCGCGTCGATGATGAATATTTTATTAATGCCTTACAAATCTTTGGCATTGATGGCTTGAATGACAACTCCAAACAAGCGGCCATTGCGGCAGGTAAGAAAGAAACGTTACACATTCTCAAATATTTACAGGAAAATTTCCCTGGATTTGAAAAAGCGGAAATTGTCAGCTATCCAGAAGAGCTGTATGTGAGAGAAACAAGACATATTTGGGCCGAATATCAATTACCAATGGCAGATCTTTGGAAAAATAGTGATCAGTGGGATAGTATTGGAATTGCTTCATACCCAGTGGATGTGCAAGCACAGACACCTCATGACTATGGCTACGTCATTGCTGCACCAAAGCAGTATGCCATTCCTTTCCGTTCATTAGTACCGAAGGATATTGATGGCTTGCTAGTGGTTGGACGCTCAGCCGGTTATTCGTCACTGGCAGCTGGTAGTGCGCGTATTGTGCCTACCGGAATGGTAACAGGTGAAGCGGCTGGTACTGCGGCTGCACTAGCTTTGAAAGAGAATATCAGCTTTAGAGACATGAGCAAGGATAAAAAGCTTATTGCCTCTTTAAGAAAGCAGCTCGAAAAACAGGGAGCTTATGTTGATTCATTTTCTGTTGAGTATCCGTATCAAGGAAAATGGTATGATGAAGCCATTCAAACACTCATTAATTACGGTCTTGTAGTAGGTGGCTACGAAAATGATTTAAAAGTCGATAGTAAGGCAACAAAAATTAAGTTTGCTAAAATGCTAAAAGAGAGTATGCTCCGTGCTGGTGGAGAGAGTGCCACAGCTAAGAAGGATCAGCTCGAAATTGTCATTAATAAAGTTTATAATAATGGTGATGAAGCCATTATGAGAGATGAAATGGCACAATATTTGGCTGACGTTCTTTTAGGCAAATCCGATGCTACTAGCTGGGATACGTTGATTGAAAAAGGAATCGTCACGGAAAAAGTGGCGAAGAAAGTCAAAGAGAATAAGAATTTAAAATTAAAAGAGATGTACGCCATCATGGCCGATGTCATTCACTATGTAGAAAAAGAACGTTCCTCCTGA
- a CDS encoding ABC-F family ATP-binding cassette domain-containing protein has translation MIQVSNVGLRYGDRKLFEDVNIKFTPGNCYGLIGANGAGKSTFLKILSGEIEAQEGHVSMGKDERLSVLKQNHFEYDEHTVLDTVIMGNKRLYDVKTEKDAIYAKEDFSDEDGMRAAELEGEFAELNGWEADSEAATLLNGLGISDDLHYMLMGDLEGSDKVKVLLAQALFGQPDVLLLDEPTNHLDLKAIQWLEEFLINFENTVIVVSHDRHFLNKVCTHIADLDFSKIQLYVGNYDFWYESSQLAQKMAQDQNAKKEEKIKELQAFIARFSANASKSKQATSRKKMLDKIELDDIKPSSRKYPFINFQIGREIGNDVLTVDGLTATQDGETLFKDIRFSMNKEDKIVLLGSPMAKTALLDILMEEREADAGTFKWGVTTSQSYFENDHDKYFEGSEKSLVEWLRQYSPDDETESFLRGFLGRMLFSGEEVKKSPSVLSGGEKVRCMLSKMMLATANVILLDEPTNHLDLESIQALNEGLIRFKGAMIFTSHDHQFIQTIANRVIEIREDGSILDKQLTYDEFLEWKDSQGLS, from the coding sequence ATGATTCAAGTTAGTAATGTAGGTCTTCGCTATGGCGATCGTAAACTATTTGAAGACGTAAATATAAAATTCACACCAGGAAATTGCTACGGTTTAATTGGAGCAAACGGTGCTGGTAAATCAACATTCTTAAAAATTCTTTCTGGTGAAATTGAAGCACAGGAAGGTCACGTATCAATGGGCAAGGACGAACGTTTATCCGTCCTAAAGCAAAACCACTTTGAATACGATGAGCATACAGTACTTGATACTGTTATTATGGGGAATAAGCGCCTTTATGATGTAAAAACAGAAAAAGACGCGATCTATGCTAAGGAAGACTTCTCAGATGAAGATGGCATGCGTGCAGCAGAGCTAGAAGGTGAATTTGCAGAGCTAAACGGTTGGGAAGCTGACTCAGAAGCAGCTACATTATTAAACGGTTTAGGTATTTCAGATGACCTTCACTACATGCTGATGGGTGACCTTGAAGGCTCTGACAAAGTCAAAGTATTACTTGCACAGGCATTATTCGGTCAGCCTGATGTTCTTTTACTCGATGAGCCTACCAACCACCTTGACTTAAAGGCTATTCAATGGTTAGAAGAATTCCTAATTAACTTTGAGAACACAGTTATTGTTGTATCCCATGACCGTCACTTCTTAAACAAAGTATGTACACATATTGCGGACTTGGACTTCTCTAAAATCCAATTATATGTGGGTAACTATGATTTCTGGTATGAATCTTCTCAATTAGCACAAAAAATGGCACAAGACCAAAATGCTAAAAAAGAAGAAAAAATTAAAGAATTACAGGCGTTTATCGCACGATTCTCTGCGAATGCTTCTAAATCGAAGCAAGCGACATCTCGTAAAAAAATGCTGGATAAAATCGAGCTAGATGATATTAAGCCATCAAGCCGTAAATATCCATTCATCAACTTCCAAATTGGCCGTGAAATCGGTAATGATGTTTTAACAGTCGATGGCCTTACAGCTACTCAAGATGGCGAAACGTTATTTAAAGATATTCGTTTTTCTATGAACAAAGAAGATAAAATCGTTTTACTTGGTAGCCCTATGGCAAAAACAGCCCTTCTTGATATTTTAATGGAAGAAAGAGAAGCGGATGCTGGTACATTTAAATGGGGTGTCACAACATCTCAAAGCTACTTCGAAAACGATCATGATAAGTACTTCGAGGGTTCTGAGAAATCATTAGTTGAATGGCTACGTCAATACTCACCTGATGATGAAACAGAAAGCTTCCTACGTGGTTTCTTAGGACGCATGCTATTCTCAGGCGAGGAAGTAAAAAAATCCCCTTCTGTTTTATCAGGGGGAGAAAAAGTACGTTGTATGCTATCAAAAATGATGCTTGCGACAGCAAACGTTATTTTACTAGATGAACCAACGAACCACCTTGACCTTGAATCAATTCAAGCTTTAAATGAAGGCTTAATTCGTTTCAAAGGCGCTATGATTTTCACATCTCATGACCATCAGTTCATCCAAACAATTGCGAACCGTGTCATCGAAATCCGTGAAGACGGCTCTATTTTAGATAAGCAATTAACATATGATGAATTTTTAGAATGGAAAGATAGTCAAGGCTTAAGCTAA
- a CDS encoding MFS transporter, which translates to MVKKQWTVSLILVVVSIFLIALNMRPAVTAIGPLFNVLASALHVSNTSISLLTSIPVFCMGLFAPLAVPLQRKLGTKSSITLLGVILVVANGLRFFKESYQLLVITSFMAGLAIAIIGPILNAYIKKKFPQRFTAVIGIYSFGIGVGATLSAALTVAFYHAFANSWTIALGLWVLLAIVAVVFWLLAIPTEQPEFGQNLETSEQSRNPWTSRRAWVILLYFGLQTSLFFSIMSWLTPLLQDKGSTLEAASTMLTCMSIVQMIGNMAVPVFMEKWPNRMAWIRALGLVGVIGFTLLWLTSGTLLWLAVLLIGIVLSGLFPIGLLLPLDEAQNDQEANSWSSMVLSGGFMLSAIIPIMIGVGYDITGNHMWTYVIFLVLMVGIIATTELLKK; encoded by the coding sequence ATGGTGAAAAAACAATGGACCGTTTCGCTCATACTGGTGGTAGTAAGTATATTTTTAATTGCGCTCAATATGAGACCAGCAGTAACAGCAATCGGACCACTATTTAACGTATTAGCATCAGCCTTGCATGTCTCCAATACGAGCATCAGTTTACTAACTTCAATTCCCGTTTTTTGTATGGGATTATTTGCTCCACTTGCTGTACCTCTTCAACGAAAGCTTGGGACGAAATCGTCTATCACACTGTTAGGCGTTATCCTTGTTGTAGCGAATGGATTGCGTTTTTTTAAAGAAAGCTATCAATTACTAGTGATCACCAGTTTTATGGCAGGTTTGGCTATCGCTATAATTGGTCCGATATTAAATGCGTATATTAAGAAAAAATTTCCGCAGCGTTTTACGGCAGTGATTGGTATCTATTCATTTGGCATTGGGGTAGGGGCTACCTTAAGTGCAGCGTTAACTGTTGCTTTTTATCATGCTTTTGCTAATAGTTGGACCATTGCACTTGGGCTATGGGTCCTACTAGCTATTGTCGCAGTTGTCTTTTGGTTATTGGCCATTCCAACAGAGCAGCCAGAGTTTGGGCAAAACTTGGAAACGTCTGAACAGAGTCGGAATCCGTGGACATCTAGACGTGCCTGGGTGATTTTACTGTACTTTGGTTTACAAACGTCGCTGTTTTTCTCCATCATGTCTTGGCTCACACCTCTTCTGCAGGATAAAGGCTCGACACTAGAGGCAGCTAGTACCATGCTCACATGTATGTCAATTGTGCAAATGATTGGAAATATGGCTGTGCCAGTATTCATGGAAAAATGGCCAAATCGAATGGCTTGGATTCGAGCATTAGGCTTAGTAGGCGTCATTGGATTTACACTATTGTGGCTCACATCAGGGACCCTTTTATGGTTAGCTGTTTTATTGATTGGCATAGTCTTAAGTGGTCTATTTCCGATTGGCTTGTTGTTACCACTTGATGAGGCTCAAAACGATCAAGAGGCCAATAGCTGGTCCTCGATGGTGCTATCAGGTGGCTTTATGCTGAGTGCCATAATCCCAATCATGATTGGGGTTGGCTATGACATAACAGGCAACCATATGTGGACATATGTCATCTTTCTTGTGTTGATGGTAGGCATTATAGCAACGACAGAACTGTTAAAAAAATAA
- the argS gene encoding arginine--tRNA ligase, with translation MNKQIANSIAEVFNQQLSVDEIEHLLEKPRTLELGDVAFPCFTLAKTWKRSPQSIAADIANQLKSDDIQRVEAVGGYVNIFLNQQQVTQHVLSNILHEKHLYGTNQTAMGRVVLDFSSPNIAKPFSMGHLRSTVIGNALANIATKNGYQAIRINHLGDWGTQFGKLIVAYHYWGDKQAITASPIEELLKIYVKFHEKAEQDPTLNEQARAAFKALEDGDEEALALWQWFRDVSLVEFQTIYQLLGIDFDAFTGEAFYNDKMTAVVTELKDKELLVESDGAYVVELDNMPPCLITKTDGATLYATRDLAAAFYRQQHYQPEKIFYVVGNEQSLHFKQLFRVIDKMGYAWANRLHHVPFGMMLKDGKKMSTRKGKVVLLADVLKEAIATAKHNIEEKNPHLPNKEQVAQQVGVGAVIFNDLKYHRQNDIEFSIEQMMNFEGETGPYVQYTYARLCSILEKVEVPSHDVTLEALGEQAWPIILLLEQFPNVVVTAFEQADPSLIAKFALQLARLLNKYYAQHKILADDAQQTSRIALCYCVAIILKESLTLLGIESPANM, from the coding sequence ATGAATAAACAAATTGCTAATAGTATTGCAGAAGTTTTTAATCAACAGTTATCGGTGGATGAGATTGAACATTTATTAGAAAAACCAAGAACTTTAGAGCTTGGGGATGTGGCATTTCCGTGCTTTACGTTAGCTAAAACATGGAAGAGATCACCGCAAAGTATTGCCGCGGATATAGCGAATCAGTTAAAAAGTGATGACATCCAGCGTGTGGAGGCTGTGGGTGGCTATGTCAATATTTTTTTGAATCAACAGCAAGTGACGCAGCATGTGTTAAGCAATATCCTGCACGAGAAACACTTATATGGCACCAATCAAACTGCCATGGGACGCGTCGTGTTAGATTTTTCATCGCCCAATATTGCGAAGCCTTTCTCCATGGGACATTTACGTTCAACGGTCATCGGCAATGCATTAGCTAATATTGCTACGAAAAATGGCTATCAAGCGATTCGTATCAATCATCTAGGTGACTGGGGCACCCAATTTGGTAAACTCATCGTGGCGTATCATTATTGGGGTGACAAACAGGCCATTACAGCATCACCGATTGAGGAGTTATTAAAGATTTATGTGAAGTTTCATGAAAAAGCAGAGCAAGATCCAACACTAAACGAACAGGCACGTGCAGCCTTTAAAGCGTTAGAAGACGGCGATGAAGAGGCACTCGCATTATGGCAGTGGTTCAGAGATGTCTCCTTAGTAGAGTTTCAGACAATCTATCAGCTACTCGGCATTGATTTTGATGCCTTTACGGGAGAGGCCTTTTACAATGATAAAATGACAGCCGTTGTGACAGAGCTAAAAGATAAAGAACTCTTAGTAGAATCAGACGGGGCATATGTAGTTGAGTTAGACAATATGCCACCGTGCTTAATTACAAAAACGGATGGAGCTACGCTTTATGCAACGCGTGACTTAGCTGCAGCCTTCTATCGTCAACAGCACTACCAGCCAGAAAAGATTTTCTACGTGGTCGGTAATGAGCAATCACTACACTTTAAGCAACTATTTCGAGTCATCGACAAAATGGGCTATGCTTGGGCAAACCGTCTACACCACGTACCATTTGGGATGATGCTTAAGGATGGTAAAAAAATGTCTACACGTAAAGGCAAAGTGGTGTTGCTTGCTGATGTGCTCAAAGAGGCTATTGCAACGGCCAAGCACAATATTGAAGAAAAGAACCCTCATTTACCAAATAAAGAACAAGTAGCACAGCAAGTAGGGGTAGGTGCGGTCATTTTCAATGATTTAAAATATCATCGCCAAAATGATATTGAATTCTCAATCGAACAAATGATGAATTTTGAAGGAGAAACAGGGCCATATGTGCAATACACCTACGCACGTCTGTGTTCCATTTTAGAAAAAGTCGAGGTACCATCACATGACGTGACTCTCGAAGCATTAGGTGAGCAGGCTTGGCCGATTATTTTATTATTAGAACAATTTCCTAACGTGGTGGTCACAGCTTTTGAACAGGCAGATCCGTCGCTAATAGCAAAGTTCGCGTTACAGCTTGCACGTTTATTGAATAAATATTATGCACAACATAAAATATTAGCCGATGATGCACAACAAACATCACGTATAGCACTATGTTATTGTGTCGCAATCATCTTAAAAGAATCACTCACTTTATTGGGCATCGAGTCACCTGCAAATATGTGA
- a CDS encoding TcaA NTF2-like domain-containing protein: MYKKVLVLGATALLITGCDSQIGAGWFQSKKAEVHKERSIVEQEERIIPEVKVIGEHGVGAGIIIKQQDDHLFILTSGALVASKPTALIQFGQNKLVAADVHFMSTAHNMALLQVSYQANVQVPKIYEGELNQLAVYVNGMPYTIQKYQDKVAAYYIQAEEALPLGSPVMEANNGAIVGLYFNRQQQGESQPYILPIKEVQSFVEEWIEDGMTPSVRLSQSKNLYPYIEQGDKEAVQQAIDQYGENIFAYNTDEIKLFLDTFHKYLKGAVAIQDASVMEPIVGSEDLQETLTSMVAYYASKQAKIHFSDTSIQDIQVEESHLLVRAKTEYILTNAAGQEALAHSIMLYELEKNDQGEYKLLRLTTEE, translated from the coding sequence ATGTATAAAAAAGTGCTCGTGTTAGGAGCGACAGCTTTACTCATCACAGGCTGTGATAGTCAAATAGGAGCAGGCTGGTTTCAAAGTAAAAAGGCAGAAGTCCACAAAGAGAGATCGATTGTCGAGCAAGAAGAAAGAATTATTCCAGAAGTAAAAGTTATCGGAGAGCATGGTGTTGGGGCAGGCATTATAATTAAACAACAGGATGATCATCTGTTCATTTTAACGAGTGGAGCACTTGTCGCATCCAAACCAACGGCTCTTATCCAGTTCGGTCAAAATAAGTTAGTGGCAGCAGATGTTCATTTCATGTCAACAGCACATAATATGGCCCTTTTACAAGTTTCGTATCAAGCAAATGTCCAAGTGCCCAAAATCTATGAAGGGGAACTTAATCAGCTAGCAGTTTATGTCAATGGCATGCCCTATACCATTCAGAAATACCAAGATAAAGTAGCGGCTTATTATATTCAAGCAGAAGAAGCCCTACCTTTAGGAAGCCCTGTTATGGAGGCAAACAACGGGGCTATTGTTGGACTTTATTTTAATCGTCAGCAACAAGGTGAGTCCCAACCATACATACTGCCAATAAAGGAAGTCCAGTCCTTTGTGGAGGAGTGGATTGAAGATGGCATGACACCTAGTGTTCGTTTATCCCAATCTAAAAACCTATATCCTTATATTGAACAGGGTGATAAGGAAGCAGTACAGCAAGCTATCGACCAATATGGCGAAAATATCTTTGCCTATAATACGGATGAAATTAAGCTATTTTTAGATACGTTCCATAAGTATTTAAAGGGGGCAGTGGCCATTCAGGATGCAAGTGTCATGGAACCAATCGTTGGATCAGAAGATTTACAGGAAACCCTTACAAGTATGGTTGCCTATTATGCCTCCAAACAGGCGAAGATCCATTTCTCTGATACGAGCATACAGGATATTCAAGTGGAAGAATCCCATCTCCTTGTGAGAGCCAAAACGGAATATATACTAACGAATGCTGCTGGGCAGGAAGCGCTTGCCCACTCCATCATGCTGTATGAATTAGAAAAAAATGACCAGGGCGAGTACAAGCTACTTCGTCTAACAACCGAGGAGTGA
- a CDS encoding amidohydrolase family protein, protein MKIFDAHFHIIDLNFPINENQGYTPPSYIVNDYLKATSHLHIGGGAIVSGSFQGFDQAYLVKALTQLGPSFCGVTQLPYTVTDEEIVDLHNNGVRALRFNIKRGGSEDVSKLDRFARRVYDLVGWHSELYIDAKSLPDIASTIEALPAISIDHLGLSEEGLPHLVKLVDKGVRVKATGFGRVELDVKKALQTIYNVNPDALMFGTDLPSTRAKRPFNNADIELIQQLFDEQAVAKILYQNAMQWYFK, encoded by the coding sequence ATGAAAATTTTTGATGCACATTTTCATATTATCGATTTAAACTTTCCGATTAATGAAAATCAAGGATACACACCACCGAGCTACATAGTAAATGATTATCTAAAGGCAACTAGTCATTTACATATAGGGGGAGGAGCCATTGTTTCAGGATCTTTCCAAGGTTTTGACCAAGCCTATCTAGTTAAAGCATTGACACAGCTAGGTCCCTCATTCTGTGGTGTGACGCAATTACCGTATACTGTGACGGATGAAGAAATAGTAGATTTACATAACAATGGGGTAAGAGCATTACGCTTTAATATTAAACGAGGTGGCTCAGAGGATGTATCTAAGCTAGATCGCTTTGCTAGAAGAGTGTATGATTTGGTAGGCTGGCATAGTGAATTGTATATCGATGCTAAATCGTTACCGGATATTGCTTCAACCATTGAAGCATTACCCGCTATATCTATCGACCATTTAGGGCTATCGGAGGAAGGGCTTCCTCATTTAGTCAAGCTAGTGGATAAGGGCGTACGGGTGAAAGCGACTGGTTTTGGACGTGTGGAACTCGATGTCAAAAAAGCTTTACAAACTATTTATAACGTCAATCCAGATGCGCTTATGTTTGGGACAGATCTGCCATCCACAAGAGCAAAACGTCCTTTTAATAATGCAGACATAGAATTGATTCAACAGCTTTTTGATGAACAGGCTGTTGCTAAAATTCTCTATCAGAATGCGATGCAATGGTATTTCAAATAA